The Vicia villosa cultivar HV-30 ecotype Madison, WI linkage group LG1, Vvil1.0, whole genome shotgun sequence genome includes a region encoding these proteins:
- the LOC131626826 gene encoding tropinone reductase-like 3 has translation MEIPKRFKGKVAIVTASTQGIGFSIAERLGLEGASVVISSRRQKNVDEAAEKLRGKGIDVFAVVCHVSNGQQRKDLIDKTVQKYGKIDVVVSNAAANPSVESILQTQESVLDKLWEINVKASILLLKDAVPHLQKGSSVVIISSISGYNPPAAMAMYGVTKTALFGLTKALAAEMAPNTRVNCIAPGFVPTNFASFITNNSAMRKELEQQTLLRRLGTTDDMGAATAFLASDDASYITGETIVVSGGMPSRL, from the exons ATGGAAATTCCAAAGAGATTCAAAGGAAAAGTTGCGATCGTGACCGCTTCAACACAGGGAATTGGTTTTAGCATAGCCGAGAGACTTGGATTGGAAGGTGCTTCTGTCGTTATCTCTTCTCGTAGACAG AAAAATGTTGATGAGGCTGCTGAGAAACTTAGGGGTAAAGGAATTGATGTGTTTGCTGTTGTTTGTCATGTGTCCAATGGTCAACAGAGGAAGGATTTGATTGATAAAACTGTCCAG AAGTATGGAAAGATAGATGTTGTTGTATCCAATGCTGCTGCAAATCCTTCTGTCGAATCCATCCTGCAAACACAAGAGTCGGTCCTTGACAAATTATGGGAAATAAATGTCAAAGCCTCTATACTTCTTCTGAAG GATGCAGTTCCTCACTTGCAAAAGGGTTCATCTGTTGTGATCATTTCATCAATTTCTGGTTATAACCCACCAGCTGCTATGGCTATGTATGGAGTGACCAAAACAGCCCTTTTTGGACTTACCAAA GCCCTTGCTGCTGAGATGGCCCCTAACACTCGTGTAAACTGTATTGCTCCTGGTTTTGTACCGACTAATTTTGCTTCATTCATTACCAATAATTCTGCTATG AGAAAGGAGCTTGAACAGCAGACATTACTTAGAAGGCTTGGTACAACCGACGACATGGGTGCTGCTACGGCTTTTTTGGCATCTGATGACGCGTCTTACATAACAGGAGAAACTATAGTAGTTTCTGGGGGAATGCCATCGAGACTGTAG
- the LOC131626837 gene encoding EH domain-containing protein 1-like — translation MITVSDWIRSSSNQHIDLYKQWFNVADSDGDGRVTGNDAIKFFALSTLSRPQLKQVWAIADTKRQGFLGFDEFVTAMQLISVGQAGYDLNSDILKTEIDSEKIKPTVLEGIDALVANTKSPTINAQPDVYGTGQLQPFPRVTSKSAKKLPLNAVTSIIDGLKKLYVERLKPLEATYRFNDFVSPLLTNSDFDAKPMVMLLGQYSTGKTTFIKHLLRCEYPGAHIGPEPTTDRFVAVMSGTDERSIPGNTVAVDASMPFSGLTSFGSSFLSKFQCSQMPHPLLDEITFIDTPGVLSGEKQRTQRSYDFTGVISWFAAKCDLILLLFDPHKLDISDEFKRVISSLRGQDDKIRVVLNKADQIDTQQLMRVYGALMWSLGKVLNTPEVVRVYIGSFNDKPINEGFVGPLGQELFEKEQSDLLSDLADIPRKACDGRINEFVKRARSAKIHAYIISHLKMQMPAMMGKAKVQQRLIDDLEDEFKKVQREFHLPVGDFPNVDHFREVLNTYSIDKFDKLKPKMVQAVDDMLGYEIPELLKKFRNPYE, via the exons ATGATAACAGTTTCCGATTGGATCCGTTCATCTTCGAATCAACACATCGATTTGTACAAGCAATGGTTCAACGTGGCCGATTCAG ATGGCGATGGCCGCGTCACTGGAAATGATGCTATAAAGTTCTTCGCACTCTCCACCTTGTCTCGCCCTCAACTCAAGCAG GTTTGGGCGATTGCTGATACGAAGAGacaaggttttttagggtttgatgAGTTTGTTACTGCAATGCAG CTCATTTCTGTGGGACAAGCAGGGTATGATCTCAACTCGGATATTCTAAAAACTGAGA TTGACAGCGAAAAGATCAAACCTACAGTACTGGAAGGAATTGATGCATTAGTAGCA AATACAAAGAGTCCAACAATAAATGCACAACCCGATGTATATG GGACTGGCCAGCTTCAGCCTTTTCCACGGGTTACTTCAAAATCTGCAAAGAAG TTACCCCTCAATGCAGTGACATCAATAATAGATGGCTTGAAGAAGTTGTATGTGGAGCGGCTAAAACCGTTGGAGGCTACTTATCGATTCAATGATTTTGTATCTCCATTATTG ACCAACAGTGATTTTGATGCTAAACCAATGGTCATGCTTCTCGGTCAATATtctactgggaaaacaacattcATTAAACACTTGCTAAGATGTGAATATCCAG GGGCGCACATTGGACCAGAACCCACGACTGACAGATTTGTCGCTGTCATg TCTGGAACTGATGAGAGGAGCATTCCTGGAAATACTGTAGCTGTTGATGCTAGCATGCCTTTTAGTGGCTTGACAAGTTTTGGTAGTTCTTTTTTGTCAAAGTTTCAATGCTCTCAAATGCCACATCCA CTGCTAGATGAAATAACGTTTATCGACACCCCTGGTGTCCTCTCTGGAGAAAAGCAAAGGACTCAACGAAGTTATGACTTCACCGGTGTTATATCTTGGTTTGCTGCAAAATGTGATTTGATTCTTCTCCTATTTGATCCCCACAAACTTGACATTAGTGATGAATTTAAACGAGTGATTTCCTCTCTACGCGGTCAAGATGACAAAATACGTGTTGTTTTGAATAAGGCAGACCAAATTGATACTCAACAA CTCATGAGAGTTTATGGAGCACTGATGTGGTCTTTGGGAAAAGTTCTGAATACCCCGGAAGTTGTACGTGTATATATTGG CTCATTCAATGATAAGCCTATCAATGAAGGTTTTGTCGGCCCATTAGGACAGGAGCTTTTTGAGAAAGAACAAAGCGATCTCCTTTCAGATTTGGCAGATATTCCAAGAAAGGCGTGTGACGGTCGG ATCAATGAATTTGTCAAACGTGCGAGATCCGCTAAAATCCATGCCTATATAATTAGTCATCTTAAGATGCAGATGCCTGCAATGATGGGCAAAGCTAAGGTGCAACAAAGGCTTATAGATGATCTTGAAGATGAATTTAAAAAG GTTCAAAGGGAGTTTCATTTACCCGTTGGTGATTTTCCCAATGTAGATCACTTCAGAGAGGTTTTGAATACTTACAGCATTGACAAATTTGATAAATTGAAGCCTAAAATGGTTCAAGCTGTAGATGACATGCTTGGTTATGAAATACCAGAGCTGTTAAAAAAGTTTAGAAATCCTTATGAGTAA
- the LOC131626846 gene encoding probable tyrosine-protein phosphatase DSP4, whose product MKLDNSNSNSNGQIAFPAAVDVTPPHNSDDTDEAFVPPLNFAMVDNGIFRSGFPDSANFGFMKSLRLRSVICLCPEPYPETTAEFLKANGIRLYQFGIDGCKEPFVNIPNDKIREALKVVLDVRNHPVLIHCKRGKHRTGCLVGCIRRLQRWCLSSIFDEYQRFAAAKARVSDQRFIELFDISSLKHNPLSFSCSRK is encoded by the exons ATGAAACTCGATAACTCCAACTCTAACTCCAACGGCCAGATCGCCTTTCCCGCCGCCGTTGATGTTACTCCGCCGCATAACTCCGATGACACCGATGAAGCATTCGTGCCGCCGCTGAATTTCGCGATGGTTGATAACGGTATTTTCCGGTCCGGATTTCCAGATTCTGCGAATTTCGGATTCATGAAATCGCTTCGACTTCGTTCTGTAAT ATGTTTGTGCCCTGAACCCTATCCTGAAACCACTGCGGAGTTTTTGAAGGCTAATGGAATTAGGCTTTATCAATTTGGTATTGATGGCTGTAAG GAACCCTTTGTCAACATCCCAAATGATAAGATTCGCGAAGCTTTAAAAGTAGTGCTCG aTGTTAGGAACCATCCCGTGCTGATTCATTGCAAACGAGGGAAG CATCGCACTGGTTGTCTTGTGGGATGCATACGAAGATTGCAGAGGTGGTGTCTATCATCAATTTTTGATGAGTATCAAAGATTTGCAGCTGCCAAAGCTAGAGTCTCAGACCAGAGGTTCATTGAATTGTTTGATATTTCCAGTTTGAAGCATAACCCACTGTCATTTTCATGCTCAAGGAAATAG